From a single Lolium rigidum isolate FL_2022 chromosome 7, APGP_CSIRO_Lrig_0.1, whole genome shotgun sequence genomic region:
- the LOC124670012 gene encoding auxin-induced protein 10A5-like, producing MAKCSKIRDIVWLRQTLRQWRSRAAARAAAVVPAGHVAVCVGGASRRFVVRATDLNHPVFRELLRQAEEEFGFPSSPGPVALPCCDEDRFLDVLRRVSSDDERFIRRSLGCRVPRDAAARPLLQGKLVW from the coding sequence ATGGCCAAATGCAGCAAGATCCGCGACATCGTCTGGCTCAGGCAGACGCTGCGGCAGTGGCGGTCACGCGCCGCGGcccgagcggcggcggtggtgccggCGGGCCACGTGGCCGTGTGCGTGGGCGGCGCGTCGCGGCGGTTCGTGGTGCGGGCGACGGACCTGAACCACCCCGTGTTCCGGGAGCTGCTGAGGCAGGCGGAGGAGGAGTTTGGCTTCCCGTCGTCACCAGGTCCCGTCGCGCTTCCATGCTGCGACGAGGACCGCTTCCTGGACGTACTCCGACGCGTCTCCTCCGACGACGAACGCTTCATCCGCCGTTCGTTGGGCTGCCGCGTGCCCCGCGACGCCGCCGCGCGGCCGTTGCTCCAGGGGAAACTCGTATGGTGA